A stretch of Aedes aegypti strain LVP_AGWG chromosome 2, AaegL5.0 Primary Assembly, whole genome shotgun sequence DNA encodes these proteins:
- the LOC5571453 gene encoding death-associated inhibitor of apoptosis 1, producing the protein MAGVMMAQVLSTPRDFTDNKVKEDNAYGHTATSVPISYHTEVARLESFRGWMVSFISKTELARYGFYYVGPNDMVKCYFCRVEIGLWEPNDNVLSEHLRWSPYCPLLRKRQTNNVPIDASFLDQLPEPSYDTCGIRIRENSVAENAYSSSDRSSSGSLTSPPSSLTSESSMASNGPVVQQLSAPVLPQQKLPEYPNYAIEAKRLESYEDWPKFMKQKPKELSDAGFFYTGKSDRVKCFSCGGGLKDWEAEDEPWEQHAMWYSNCEYLKLMKGEAYIAHCLAKKESSSEENGSDVGPSNSPQPSTSGVVSAATSSLQSSQSSSLSVSAEEDNTAMVGCSSDEDEPNRKLDTSRTCKICYVNEYNTAFSPCGHVVACAKCASSVTKCPLCRKPFTNVMRIYLM; encoded by the coding sequence ATGGCTGGAGTTATGATGGCTCAAGTTTTATCAACACCTCGAGACTTCACGGATAATAAAGTTAAAGAGGACAATGCCTACGGACATACAGCAACATCAGTGCCGATTTCGTACCACACGGAAGTTGCCCGGCTCGAGTCGTTCCGGGGCTGGATGGTGTCCTTCATCAGCAAGACTGAACTGGCCCGGTACGGTTTCTACTACGTGGGGCCAAATGACATGGTAAAATGTTACTTCTGCCGAGTGGAAATCGGTCTGTGGGAGCCGAACGACAACGTCCTCTCGGAACACCTGAGATGGTCCCCGTACTGTCCGCTCCTACGCAAACGACAGACAAACAATGTTCCAATAGATGCCAGCTTTCTGGATCAGCTCCCGGAACCAAGCTACGACACATGTGGTATTAGGATACGAGAAAACTCCGTAGCGGAAAATGCCTATTCCTCTTCGGATCGAAGCAGTAGTGGTTCCCTAACATCGCCTCCTAGCTCGCTAACGTCCGAGTCTAGTATGGCATCGAATGGACCAGTCGTTCAGCAACTATCAGCACCGGTTCTGCCCCAACAGAAGCTACCGGAATATCCGAACTATGCCATCGAAGCGAAACGCCTTGAAAGCTACGAAGATTGGCCAAAGTTCATGAAACAGAAACCCAAGGAACTTAGTGATGCCGGATTTTTCTACACTGGCAAAAGTGATCGGGTCAAGTGCTTCAGCTGTGGCGGTGGCCTCAAAGACTGGGAAGCTGAAGATGAACCGTGGGAGCAACACGCCATGTGGTATAGTAACTGTGAGTACCTGAAACTAATGAAGGGCGAAGCATACATCGCTCATTGTTTGGCCAAGAAGGAAAGTTCTTCGGAAGAGAACGGCTCAGATGTGGGCCCGTCCAACTCGCCCCAACCATCGACCTCCGGAGTAGTCTCCGCAGCAACATCCTCGCTTCAGTCATCTCAGTCGTCGAGCTTGAGTGTATCTGCCGAAGAAGACAATACTGCCATGGTCGGCTGCAGTAGTGATGAAGATGAACCAAATAGAAAACTAGACACCAGTCGGACTTGCAAAATCTGTTACGTTAATGAGTACAATACGGCATTTTCGCCCTGTGGCCATGTTGTGGCCTGTGCCAAATGCGCTTCATCTGTCACCAAGTGTCCGTTGTGTCGGAAACCTTTCACCAATGTTATGAGGATTTATCTGATGTGA